The DNA region GTTTGAAATTTGTGAGGTAATATAAATGGTAAATATTTATGtgactataaataattttattaagtgTTAGaacaaaaatttaaaattaaattaattttctAAATAAAAAGGTAAttccctctatctcaatttaaTGACATATCGGAGAGTCAAGCTTCTTTATTGCGCATTCCATACATATAaggtttttaaaaataatttatatatttagaaattacataaaaaatactcTTATAAGTCACAAATTGATAATTTTTTCTTGTAAATCATGTATAAATTGGGACGAGGAGTATACATTTTTTTTAAAGGATCAAAAAGATTAAAACAAGAGAACATCACCCTCGGAAGAAAAAGGAAATTGGCATTTAATTTGGGTTTCCTTATTTTCAGCTACCTCGTACTCAAACTCAACAAAACACTGTTTGGGTAGAACTAAAAGGAGAGATTATTAACCAAAAATGGAGCAGAACAAAAATTCTCCAACCAAACGTGTCCGCTGCATAGTCAAACTCGGTTAGCTAATCCTTTTTTTACTGTTCAATCTCGTGATTCACTCAAAAtatcttttttgtttatttttcagtttgttccagtttctttttttttttttactgtttgtCTATATTTGATCTGATATCTGTTGATTTGATTGAAAAATCTTAAATTTAGAAttcccagattttttttttttgttttgaacaATACTAGAGATAGTGATCTGGTATCTTGAGCATTTGCTAATTACTTGAATGTGGGTCTAATGGGATGATATGTAAGCCTAAATTGccccatgagaaatcttgtcaaaatatGTGCAAAAATACATTCttctttgtttgatatgttatgtataaagaaaaaaaaaagttaccgaGATAttaaacttagtaagaattggcGGGTTGGGTTATAACCCGCTTTTTAGCCATTTTAACAACCCATTCTGCCAAGTAACTTTTGACCTGTCCATTTATTACCCATTTTAACCCATCCAAATTCAGTCCGACtagcccatttgacacccctatttCTATTTGGCACtaattttgtgatatatttaactataaaaaagaaggaaaaaaggaaCTCCATTTAATTGCAAAACATGGTCAATCCCAAGCATGGATTAAGAGGATTATATCAGGTTGACAGCCAGTGTAAAATAGTCAAGCTAGATGAATCCTTTGACTTAACAAAGGATACTCCTAGACGAGTTCAACTAGTTTATGATCGATGAGAGTTGATTTCTCAGATCGTAactcaactaatagttattatTTCAGAAAGTCACTTTCTTTGTTGAAGGAAAATTGGAATCAAGAAGAAAGGTGATTTtctgagataataactattaATTGAGTGACCATCTGAGAGATCAACCTGATCGATGCATAGTTGATTGATTGACTTTACcaatagaaaaaaaataaaaataagaatatGCTGGTCAGTGTAATAGAACTTAATAATTAGAATGGAGCAGGTGCTTTCTTCTGAGTTTGTATTTAACTATGTAGGTTACTCTTATCAATGTATAAAGTGTATGGGTAGTGACATCAAGTTGGTGTAAATAAGGGGATAGAAAATTTCCCTACTTATTAGCATGTCTTCTTTTTGAGATTTTGGATGCATTATTTGTTTACTGTTTAGTTCAGGAGGTGCAGCCATCACGTGTAAAAATAAATTGGAGACTATAGATGAGGAGAATCTTAAGGAAGTTTCAACCCATCTTCGTCAAGCATTTCTTCCGGATTCTACTTCTGCAAATGTTCTTGGAATGGATTGGAGCAAAAGGCCGGGACAGTCTGAAGCTCCaagtttcattgatgatttcGGTGATCAACCAGTTGCGGATTCAGAAAGTTTTATTGCTGTTCATGGAGCAGGTTGAGTTCATGGAGCAGGTTAAgtttgaaggggagccttggcgtaactggtaaagttgctgtcatgtgaccaggaggtcacgggttcgagccgtggaaacagcctcttgcagaaatgtaaggtaaggctgcgtacaatagacccttgtggtccggcccttccccggaccctgcgcatagcgggagcttagtgcaccgggctgccctttttttttttttttttcatggagCAGGTTGATACTAATTGTGTGTTTAGTCATTAGCAGGATTTGCAAGGTTCATTAGCCATAGCAAAACTCTTTGAATTATGAAATTAATAGACATAAATCGATCCATTATTGCTGCTCTAGAAGGACAATTTAGTTTTTAGattgtgtttggtatgaaggaaaatgtttttactggaaaataagtgattttctgGCGTTTGGTATAAGTAGAAAATATTATCCCCAAAACATTTCATATATAATAtacacaagggggggggggggggtaaaagtttgggggtggtggagttagGGTGGGGGTAGGGGTAAGATGTATTGGAGGGTGATGGAAGAGACAATCAATACAGAATGACAcctatggaacttgttttccctacttccattagcgaagtcattttcctcatttttaaggaacttgttttcctagagaaaatgttttctaaacattttgaccaaccaaaggtgaaaaaattagaaaacattttctagaagatattttcctccataccaaacacacccttagtttCAAATAACTTGTCCCTTTGACATTGTCGTCATTGTCTTCAGGTTCCTTTGGACACTTTCAAGCTAGCAAGTCAGGGGTTCATAAGGGTGGACTAAGCCGACCTCTTGTCAAGGCTGGCtttgttgctacaagaatttcAGTAAGATCCATCCCTCACCTTTCTGTTTTCAAGCAATATCTTCGTTCCACCTGACACATATTTTCAACTCTATTATGTAGCTGATATTTTGTCTTTATTCCTTTTCTACCTTCTGCTTGTAACTTAGTACTAGCAGTGTCGTTGTTGAAACCAGGGAAATATTTGCTTCCCCCTGATTTCTTTCGCATTTCTACTTTCCATGGTTTTTTTCATTTGGTCACAACATGACAGGAAATATTCATGCATGCATCGTAGTTCTCCTCTTGTTTTGGGTGTATTTCCAGGATCTTATGCAGGCTAAACTTTGATGTTTGATTTCTTGACTTCTTTGTTTCTATGCGATGGTCTCCTTTTATGTTTTTGCTTTGACTTTCAGGTGATATGTGACAGAATACTCATTTTTCTTTATTGCAGGTCACATCCCTCAATCTTGAAATCGTGAGAGCCCTAGCAAGAGGTACTCATAACAATTTCATTTCCATACCACTAGCCTCTAAGCTTGTCTGAAATAGATCTTATTGTGATTTAGGGTTTGTTCGGTTCAATCTTCCATATTTGGATGATCAAAATAATTTGGAAAACactttctctaggaaaacaagttccttaaaatgaagaaaatgaccttccaagttcattgtctcctccccGTCCCCAACGCCCCCCAACCCCCACACCTTGACCATCTCACCTCCAAACTCCTACTTCCCATCCCATCTCACCCCCATAGTGTTTTcctagattacatataaatgctgGACAATATTTGTTTGCTTAcataccaaacactagaaaataagtaagaaactcgCTTGTTtcccaagaaaacattttctaggaaaacatttttcgtTCATAACAAACACATCCTTATGTAACTGGTAGCATAATATGTAACATTTTCACATCTGCACTCCGTTTACCTTCATTGGGTCTCACTTTGGGCAGGGTTGGGATTTGAAATGAATTTGGATATTTAGGTGCCGAGAATCTCTCTCGTAGCCCAACTGCTTTACTGCATGATAAGAAATAGGACTTGAAAAGACACTGTGAAGGCCATAGGCAATTATCATATCAGATTGGAGGGGCTATGATGCTCTGTGGAAGATGTTACGCGGGCCTAAATTGGTTTGGTATTTGCTTTTAAGTTGTCACATAAAGCTAACATCCTAATTAATCAGTCATGATATTGATCTCAATAGTACTTGACAGCTGTCCATCCAATCAAGGGCATTACTTGATTTCGCACTTCACAGATTACTAAGCTATTCTCTAGATCACAATTTTATATCCGTCTCTTACCCGTGGATCCCTAAcaaatggtttttgttgttgcAGAGGGTATTCCTTCCATCGGAATGTCTCCATTCTCATGTGGTTGGTCAACATGTCAAAGAAATGTTAGAAGGCGAATTGAAGATCATTTTTATTAAATGGATATATTGCTCTATTTTTAAGCTCTTTTGAGAAAACAAAATTGTTCCTTGCTGTGAAATTGTTTGAAATTTGACAACTTGTGCTTTTGCAGATGACGGAGGCTGACATTTCAATGGTCACTAAAGCTATAGATACTGGTTTTGTACCTGT from Lycium barbarum isolate Lr01 chromosome 10, ASM1917538v2, whole genome shotgun sequence includes:
- the LOC132613579 gene encoding isopentenyl phosphate kinase isoform X1 yields the protein MEQNKNSPTKRVRCIVKLGGAAITCKNKLETIDEENLKEVSTHLRQAFLPDSTSANVLGMDWSKRPGQSEAPSFIDDFGDQPVADSESFIAVHGAGSFGHFQASKSGVHKGGLSRPLVKAGFVATRISVTSLNLEIVRALAREGIPSIGMSPFSCGWSTCQRNMTEADISMVTKAIDTGFVPECCNTSSFEFQVLHGDAVLDTLQECTILSGDVIIRYLAAELKPEFVVFLTDVLGVYDRPPVEPGAVLIREIAVLEDGSWSVVKPKLEDTIEFTVAAHDTTGGMVTKITEAAMIAKLGIDVYITKAGTDHSVKALSGILKGGIPDDWLGTAIRYVS
- the LOC132613579 gene encoding isopentenyl phosphate kinase isoform X2 codes for the protein MEQNKNSPTKRVRCIVKLGGAAITCKNKLETIDEENLKEVSTHLRQAFLPDSTSANVLGMDWSKRPGQSEAPSFIDDFGDQPVADSESFIAVHGAGSFGHFQASKSGVHKGGLSRPLVKAGFVATRISVTSLNLEIVRALAREGIPSIGMSPFSCGWSTCQRNMTEADISMVTKAIDTGFVPVLHGDAVLDTLQECTILSGDVIIRYLAAELKPEFVVFLTDVLGVYDRPPVEPGAVLIREIAVLEDGSWSVVKPKLEDTIEFTVAAHDTTGGMVTKITEAAMIAKLGIDVYITKAGTDHSVKALSGILKGGIPDDWLGTAIRYVS